From one Phaeodactylum tricornutum CCAP 1055/1 PHATR_bd_31x35 genomic scaffold, whole genome shotgun sequence genomic stretch:
- a CDS encoding predicted protein, whose amino-acid sequence MATEVFDADKEQETKKNQSRRIQSLQKTEKDDPEWKFFDTARIHVQAGDGGTGCVAFRREKGEARGGPNGGRGGRGGSLYLIADPGLNTLMPLRQKVHVKARQGRNGQGKNRDGTSADNIYIRVPPGTVVRDLKTQKVAGELREAGQKLLVAKGGRGGRGNAAFMTARRTAPKLAERGEPGSARWLSVELRLLADVGFLGMPNAGKSTLLAAASAARPKIANYPFTTIVPNLGVCDLGQGAGLVLCDIPGLIEGASEGAGMGGAFLRHVQRCRVLLHVVDGTSEDPIRDFNIINKELQQYDEFLAQKPQVVVLNKIDVPEVQERQEELMEALRTATGHSRVLAISAATTERVQELMGRLRKFVNVQPVPDLPVLPEIDLSKAGLDYDSDDFEIQSDPSYPGQWRVLGEYIEQMAKMTHWEYPEAVERFGRQLEALGISAELARRGAQDGDLIMIDQYDFDFSPGMTNVYIPPDLLEQEEKFAKSKTMKKEEEENDQTSWRPFQEGGFLDVDVEEFVGFGEEDDWDLLEDDDFDEDGAFVYSDDEVWTS is encoded by the coding sequence ATGGCCACGGAAGTTTTTGACGCAGACAAGGAACAAGAAACCAAGAAAAACCAGTCGCGTAGAATCCAGAGCCTCCAAAAGACCGAAAAGGACGATCCGGAATGGAAATTCTTTGACACGGCGCGGATTCACGTGCAGGCCGGCGACGGTGGTACAGGCTGCGTCGCGTTTCGTCGGGAAAAGGGGGAAGCTCGGGGCGGCCCCAACGGCGGACGAGGTGGAAGGGGTGGGTCACTCTACCTTATTGCTGATCCCGGCCTGAATACGCTCATGCCTTTGCGACAGAAAGTGCACGTCAAGGCCCGACAGGGCCGCAACGGGCAGGGTAAGAATCGAGACGGAACCAGTGCGGATAATATCTACATTCGTGTACCACCAGGAACTGTCGTACGGGATTTAAAAACACAAAAGGTTGCCGGAGAACTGCGGGAGGCTGGACAAAAACTGTTGGTTGCCAAAGgcggtcgcggtggacgcggaAACGCCGCTTTCATGACGGCGCGTCGGACGGCCCCCAAGCTGGCGGAACGAGGTGAACCCGGGTCAGCCAGGTGGCTGTCGGTGGAATTGCGATTATTGGCGGATGTTGGCTTCTTGGGCATGCCAAATGCGGGAAAGTCCAccttgttggcggcggcttcggcgGCTCGGCCCAAAATTGCCAATTATCCATTCACCACGATTGTGCCCAATTTGGGTGTTTGTGACTTGGGTCAAGGGGCAGGACTCGTGCTGTGCGATATTCCCGGACTTATTGAAGGGGCCTCCGAGGGTGCTGGTATGGGCGGTGCCTTTTTGCGCCACGTCCAGCGGTGCCGAGTTCTACtccacgtcgtcgacggtaCATCGGAGGATCCGATTCGCGATTTCAACATTATCAACAAGGAACTCCAGCAATACGACGAATTTTTGGCTCAAAAACCACAAGTAGTCGTCTTGAATAAAATCGACGTCCCAGAAGTCCAAGAGAGGCAAGAAGAGTTGATGGAAGCTTTGAGAACCGCTACTGGCCATTCTCGGGTCTTGGCTATTTCTGCCGCAACGACAGAGCGTGTACAGGAGTTAATGGGGCGACTCCGCAAGTTTGTCAACGTGCAACCAGTTCCAGATTTACCAGTGTTGCCCGAAATCGACTTGTCCAAAGCTGGTTTGGACTACGACAGCGACGATTTTGAGATTCAGTCCGATCCATCCTATCCGGGACAATGGCGAGTGCTCGGCGAGTACATCGAGCAGATGGCCAAAATGACCCATTGGGAATACCCGGAAGCGGTAGAACGATTTGGACGGCAGCTAGAGGCACTCGGTATCAGTGCGGAACTGGCACGTCGTGGGGCTCAAGATGGCGATCTCATCATGATTGATCAATACGACTTCGACTTTTCTCCTGGAATGACCAACGTATATATCCCTCCCGATCTGTTAgagcaagaagaaaagtttgccaaaagcaaaaccatgaagaaagaagaggaggagaaCGACCAAACATCCTGGCGACCATTCCAAGAGGGTGGATTTCTGGACGTAGATGTGGAAGAATTTGTCGGATTTGGAGAAGAGGACGACTGggatcttttggaagatgacgacttcgacgaagacggagCATTTGTGTACTCCGACGATGAAGTCTGGACTTCGTAG
- a CDS encoding predicted protein, which produces MFRTLKRPTAILLRKRSVKNPLRTLVHGMATDTTKSSSDKKPTNKDGDVAGKRVSALVEPVESVYVHPLSQIALLYMQSDCHDWIVRNGLDTQLQLHRDGTFVLEFPQSDAAETTTTDATTTSTTAPPPTPTAPRIWTSYDPVDKKHWLSYQLDNAHHRIMLQDNLMPAWQGRKKSLPERIQAAVQELVEAVDATQINRSQRT; this is translated from the coding sequence ATGTTTCGTACATTGAAAAGACCGACAGCGATACTGCTTCGGAAGCGATCGGTGAAGAATCCGCTACGAACGCTGGTACACGGCATGGCGACCGACACTACGAAAAGCAGTAGTGACAAAAAGCCCACGAACAAGGACGGGGACGTTGCTGGGAAAAGGGTGTCCGCACTCGTGGAACCCGTAGAGAGTGTGTACGTCCATCCTCTGTCACAGATTGCTCTCCTGTACATGCAATCCGACTGTCACGATTGGATCGTCCGGAACGGCCTGGACACGCAACTCCAGTTGCATCGGGATGGCACCTTTGTACTGGAATTTCCACAATCCGATGCAGCGGAAACAACGACAACCGATGccactactactagtactactGCACCACCACCCACGCCAACAGCCCCACGCATCTGGACAAGTTACGATCCGGTGGACAAAAAACACTGGTTGAGCTATCAACTAGACAACGCGCACCACCGAATCATGTTGCAGGATAATCTCATGCCAGCGTGGCAAGGTCGCAAAAAATCATTGCCGGAGCGCATTCAAGCCGCGGTGCAGGAACTCGTGGAAGCGGTGGACGCTACCCAAATTAACAGAAGCCAACGTACATAG
- a CDS encoding predicted protein: protein MSDDLQALNAQRQAMESEAQAITNELTETPANTDGDGGPGLPMGIDTPLVDSDGFPRADIDVYRARSLRARLAEIRSDLQNLMKEIESHLQKLAVLRNPAKKEETQQEYAAPPQRVTSAPTLSDDHQNLQELKPFARINAVAVDSPAAEAGLLENDLVLQFGNITMASAVSPMNEVAELVPVAAGNRETIPVRIQRGGRSGGNTEASIEMLELALTPRPWAGRGVVGCHIVPYVETEGNSYSSE from the exons ATGTCGGACGATCTACAGGCCTTGAATGCACAGAGGCAGGCCATGGAATCCGAGGCGCAAGCCATAACAAACGAACTGACGGAAACCCCAGCCAATACTGACGGTGACGGTGGCCCAGGTTTACCCATGGGTATCGATACTCCGTTGGTGGATAGCGACGGGTTTCCACGTGCTGATATTGACGTCTACCGGGCTCGTTCTCTGCGAGCCCGTCTCGCCGAGATTCGGTCAGATCTCCAGAATCTCATGAAAGAAATAGAAAGTCATTTGCAGAAACTGGCCGTGCTACGGAATCCTGCGAAAAAGGAGGAAACTCAACAAGAATACGCCGCCC CTCCACAGCGTGTTACGTCAGCTCCAACGTTGTCGGACGACCATCAGAATCTGCAGGAACTGAAACCTTTTGCCCGGATCAACGCTGTTGCCGTAGACTCTCCGGCTGCTGAAGCAGGCTTATTGGAAAACGACTTGGTGCTCCAATTCGGAAACATAACGATGGCAAGTGCGGTCTCTCCCATGAATGAAGTTGCTGAGCTCGTTCCGGTAGCGGCAGGCAATCGTGAGACCATTCCAGTTCGTATTCAAAGAGGCGGAAGGAGCGGCGGCAATACGGAAGCCTCAATTGAGATGTTAGAACTTGCTTTGACCCCGCGCCCTTGGGCTGGGCGAGGCGTCGTAGGTTGTCACATTGTTCCGTATGTCGAAACGGAGGGAAACTCGTATTCAAGCGAGTGA
- a CDS encoding predicted protein: protein MARSTATATIEVSLRQRLVAKAECSSLRRLVRHCFQVRLAVLLSMAVSCRVIPNHHAGEDATRFDLRAQDPACFSTKGSYCDCGPSCSWREGDGLSCQEPESIEHNLFQSVVYPFLLTPLTRWDAARFLRLAHRPQLWLPQTNGQLSDTDLFQESERAHVFMPLFPSAVQRTASVLMLLPKWSLPSTCEQVMVLAAWFLNTLCCLLSAVSLYFLTENILRRQGVADLERGRLSRLAMLVFIYNPATVFFGTAYSEAMFSTFVFAGCCLHTQGHDWIASVFWAAGSGTRSNGILYVGYILLFGLGRFLRPQSLLERLQVTGKILLQAFLPCAVLIRHNRVGIAHHCDSEALDQPAWCAFVDRASLFPRFNLYSYTQRQYWNVGIFKYYEVKQVPNFLLAAPILLLSSAAVMTWIRCQWTQLPEATVTRNTLIHVAKWASIRLQQFSGHLNGQGYPKKHDNREKTLVGEMALEAGPLLLGHYAVLAATIILGLTVAHVQISTRMICSTCPALYWFLATKVGFEEKRISPKVFVLGDAICWYCLSYTVLGIIMHSTWLPWT from the coding sequence ATGGCAAGATCGACAGCAACCGCAACAATTGAGGTGTCGCTTCGGCAACGACTGGTTGCCAAAGCAGAATGTTCAAGTCTACGCCGACTTGTTCGGCATTGTTTTCAAGTAAGGCTTGCTGTTTTGCTCTCCATGGCCGTGTCGTGTCGAGTGATTCCCAACCATCACGCAGGCGAGGACGCTACACGATTTGACTTGAGAGCACAAGACCCTGCTTGCTTTTCGACGAAAGGATCCTACTGTGATTGTGGTCCGTCCTGTTCGTGGAGAGAAGGCGATGGTCTCAGTTGCCAAGAGCCAGAAAGTATCGAACACAATTTGTTTCAGTCTGTTGTATATCCGTTCCTTCTGACTCCGCTGACGCGATGGGACGCCGCAAGGTTTCTGCGGTTGGCCCATCGACCCCAGCTTTGGCTACCCCAAACAAATGGACAACTTTCAGACACGGATCTTTTTCAAGAGTCGGAAAGGGCTCACGTCTTCATGCCATTGTTTCCATCGGCAGTACAGAGAACGGCCTCGGTCCTGATGCTTCTGCCCAAATGGAGTCTCCCGTCTACGTGCGAACAAGTCATGGTTCTCGCGGCTTGGTTTTTAAATACATTATGTTGCCTACTCTCAGCTGTGTCGCTTTATTTTCTGACGGAAAATATTTTGCGGAGACAGGGTGTCGCGGATCTTGAGAGAGGAAGACTAAGTCGGCTGGCAATGCTTGTCTTTATCTATAACCCGGCAACTGTCTTTTTTGGTACGGCCTATTCAGAGGCAATGTTCAGTACCTTTGTATTTGCAGGATGTTGCCTACACACTCAAGGTCATGACTGGATCGCGAGCGTCTTCTGGGCTGCAGGAAGCGGTACACGGTCCAATGGCATTCTGTACGTCGGCTACATACTTTTGTTCGGTCTCGGTCGTTTCCTAAGACCCCAATCTTTGCTGGAGAGGTTGCAGGTTACAGGAAAAATCCTTTTGCAAGCTTTCCTTCCATGTGCAGTTCTGATACGTCACAACCGTGTTGGGATTGCTCACCATTGCGACTCGGAAGCGCTGGATCAACCTGCATGGTGTGCCTTTGTCGACCGTGCATCGCTATTTCCTCGATTCAATCTATATTCGTATACTCAGCGCCAGTACTGGAATGTTGGAATTTTCAAATACTATGAGGTAAAGCAAGTACCGAACTTCCTGCTTGCGGCGCCCATTCTTTTGCTGTCTTCGGCTGCTGTTATGACCTGGATTCGTTGTCAATGGACTCAGTTGCCGGAAGCAACTGTGACTAGAAATACCCTGATACATGTTGCAAAATGGGCAAGTATCCGATTGCAACAGTTTAGCGGTCATTTGAATGGACAAGGCTACCCAAAAAAGCATGACAATCGGGAAAAGACCTTGGTGGGGGAAATGGCTCTAGAAGCTGGGCCTCTCCTGCTAGGTCACTACGCCGTATTGGCTGCTACGATCATACTTGGATTGACGGTTGCGCATGTTCAAATATCAACCCGTATGATTTGCAGTACCTGCCCGGCGCTTTACTGGTTCCTGGCTACCAAAGTAGGCTTCGAGGAAAAGAGAATTAGTCCGAAAGTGTTCGTACTGGGCGACGCCATTTGTTGGTATTGCCTATCATACACGGTGTTGGGCATTATAATGCATTCTACTTGGCTACCGTGGACTTAA
- a CDS encoding predicted protein, with amino-acid sequence MTSHRKRPNFQHGQQEPITDDLVVAAQFAAAFRSTAAEKSNEEWTPEDENEIGLTSSEGERDVDDEEVTPLDKSAPESEKIEGWNDDTVDGDAEDESDDESEVDLGEELARMDKDADGDEVTGTSHCPKTPNEIDAYHTSVYHLESKLKMKLAVEEQDRLRLKTVQSINLKPAGRIQHHMTDERTVVVQSQSSLVLQEGNLLVLQLPECGTVPLGKIFEVFGPVSQPLYSIRLPEPLVNMEEDEGINKLTPIIGKTEEITESEKILDEGDPWSEDGKYTRILEKIPLLNVYYVQNEAELIDPEAISKMSGRGCDASNLHDEEVVNPNDMYFSDDEEERQAKGKGRKGTRKGHNPQHSSEPRALRSCPSAPQGFHFALTAYTLFATI; translated from the exons ATGACAAGCCATCGGAAACGACCCAATTTCCAGCATGGACAGCAAGAGCCAATCACGGATGATCTGGTGGTCGCTGCTCAGTTTGCAGCTGCGTTTCGCTCAACAGCAGCCGAGAAATCTAACGAAGAATGGACTCCAGAGGACGAGAACGAAATCGGGCTAACATCCTCTGAAGGCGAAAGAGAcgttgacgatgaagaggtTACGCCTCTTGATAAGAGCGCGCCAGAGAGCGAAAAAATTGAAGGTTGGAATGATGACACAGTCGACGGAGATGCAGAGGATGAGTCTGATGATGAATCAGAAGTTGATTTGGGTGAGGAACTTGCCCGCATGGATAAGGACGCAGATGGTGACGAAGTCACTGGGACCAGTCATTGTCCAAAGACACCAAATGAGATTGATGCCTACCATACTTCAGTTTATCATCTTGAATCGAAACTGAAGATGAAACTTGCGGTAGAAGAACAAGACAGGCTTCGACTGAAAACTGTGCAGTCTATCAATCTCAAACCGGCCGGTCGTATCCAACACCATATGACCGACGAAAGAACTGTGGTTGTGCAGAGTCAATCGAGTCTTGTGTTGCAGGAAGGAAATTTGCTAGTCCTTCAGCTGCCGGAGTGTGGTACAGTTCCACTGGGGAAAATATTTGAGGTCTTTGGACCTGTTAGTCAACCGTTGTACAGTATCCGGTTGCCCGAGCCTTTGGTAAAtatggaagaagatgaaggtATCAATAAACTGACTCCAATTATCGGTAAAACAGAGGAGATTACTGAATCAGAGAAGATCTTAGACGAAGGCGACCCGTGGAGTGAGGATGGGAAGTACACACGGATCCTCGAGAAAATACCATTGCTTAATGTTTATTATGTACAAAACGAGGCAGAGCTTATCGATCCGGAAGCAATTTCGAAAATGAGCGGACGGGGATGCGACGCGTCCAATCTCCATGATGAAGAAGTAGTGAACCCAAATGACATGTATTTCtctgatgacgaagaagagcgaCAGGCTAAGGGGAAAGGCCGAAAGGGTACAAGGAAGGGGCACAATCCACAGCACAGCAGTGAACCTAGAGCGCTTCGATCTTGTCCTTCAGCGCCTCAGGGTTTCCACTTTGCACTGACTG CCTATACACTCTTTGCAACAATCTGA
- a CDS encoding predicted protein, which translates to MKVSYPATVIAMLCLLLLTNVNSFATRRTKAFSPFPLSGAGLTTVGKTLVSLPYQSTNNENAKWVHSSDEAVAEAYAVPKKIVEKPSISLNSVKMYLLPTAQKDGSKSEYPLVISPKSDASQAFLTQFLERNRQWVDAALLSFGAVLFRGFDIDTVEKIETSIRSFEPNLNNSYRGTSPRNAQEGSRYIFSAAEVPSTYPIAQHLEMSFLPSPPKRLFFGALKAPKVVGGETSLADFRRVYRDIPVKLRNKLDAKKLRYTRTHQRTGSRFTSDVASMQSWEDVFGTSDKTEVEQMARDENMPVRWEGRNHDTFVSEFVSEPFQLHPETKEAVWFNHVQVFHWTSFPAELLLAFLRTKEWRFLARSIAVGLQSMLLYGMLGKKMALNVTFGDGTPISLLEMHQIRSAIRRNMVFNRWQQGDLIMIDNFSTSHGRQPTYDKGRKVVVAWSDPLEKRNEMVAENA; encoded by the coding sequence ATGAAAGTTTCTTACCCGGCGACAGTAATTGCAATGCTGTGCTTGTTGCTTCTCACCAATGTAAATTCTTTTGCGACTCGACGCACAAAGGCGTTTTCACCGTTTCCTTTGAGTGGAGCTGGGCTTACAACAGTAGGTAAAACATTGGTCTCCCTTCCGTACCAATCAACCAACAACGAAAACGCTAAATGGGTTCACTCTTCCGATGAAGCGGTCGCCGAAGCTTATGCGGTGCCTAAGAAGATTGTGGAGAAGCCATCTATAAGTCTAAACAGTGTGAAGATGTATTTACTTCCAACGGCACAGAAAGACGGATCCAAAAGTGAATACCCCCTGGTGATTTCACCAAAGTCTGATGCCTCTCAGGCTTTTTTGAcgcaatttttggaaagaaaccGGCAATGGGTTGACGCAGCCTTACTTTCATTCGGAGCAGTGCTCTTTCGAGGGTTTGACATTGACACAGTCGAAAAAATAGAAACATCCATCCGATCTTTTGAACCAAACCTGAACAATAGCTATCGGGGAACGTCTCCCCGAAATGCTCAAGAAGGTAGCAGATATATTTTTTCAGCCGCAGAAGTGCCGTCAACTTATCCTATCGCCCAACACCTTGAAATGTCTTTTCTCCCATCGCCACCAAAACGGTTGTTCTTTGGCGCTTTGAAAGCTCCAAAAGTTGTTGGCGGCGAAACGAGTCTAGCTGATTTTCGCAGAGTTTACCGTGATATTCCTGTGAAACTCCGGAACAAGTTAGATGCAAAGAAGTTGCGCTACACTCGAACTCATCAACGAACCGGATCGCGGTTCACTTCAGACGTGGCGAGCATGCAATCCTGGGAAGACGTATTTGGCACGTCTGACAAGACTGAGGTAGAGCAAATGGCGAGGGACGAAAATATGCCTGTACGTTGGGAGGGTCGGAATCACGACACGTTTGTGAGTGAGTTTGTCTCCGAACCATTTCAGTTACACCCAGAAACTAAAGAAGCTGTTTGGTTCAATCATGTCCAAGTATTTCACTGGACATCATTCCCAGCTGAGTTGCTTTTGGCTTTTCTGAGAACTAAAGAATGGAGATTTCTCGCTCGTTCAATAGCCGTTGGACTGCAAAGCATGCTTCTGTACGGCATGTTAGGAAAGAAAATGGCTTTAAACGTGACCTTTGGTGATGGCACCCCGATTTCACTCCTAGAAATGCATCAAATTCGAAGTGCAATTCGTCGAAATATGGTTTTCAACCGCTGGCAGCAAGGTGATTTGATCATGATTGACAACTTTTCCACCTCTCACGGCCGCCAACCGACGTATGACAAAGGCCGCAAGGTCGTGGTTGCCTGGTCAGATCCGCTCGAAAAAAGGAACGAAATGGTTGCTGAGAATGCATGA
- a CDS encoding predicted protein, whose product MSQSLRRMQYAVRGEVVLKADKLAAEGRKITYTNVGNPHAVGQQPITFYRQVLALCDLPASCGVDHPNASQLFPLDVLERARELRGIVGKGGTGSYTNSQGLAGIRKHVAEYILNRDGHSAYEGDIFLTNGASTGIEFILNGLISHDHDAIMIPIPQYPIYSALITKLGGRKIGYELDEELGWTVTEGELQRRLNEAKAKKLNVKGMALINPGNPTGQVLQRKDLEMICRFCARNGILLMADEVYQRNVYVKDRKFISAKKIAVETPGCENLELVSFHSTSKGLIGECGRRGGYMELHCIDPYVQSQIYKLASSALCSGVDGQLMTSLMVKGPAEGSDSYTLFVEEERAIFQSLQRRAKKMVDGLNRIDGITCNQAEGAMYAFPRVIIPQSAVDAAEASDQTPDTLYALSLLEETGICVVPASGFGQKKGRIGFRTTFLPPEDDLEVAIGEMARHHNFFCQKYS is encoded by the coding sequence ATGAGTCAAAGTTTACGGCGCATGCAATACGCTGTGCGCGGCGAAGTCGTCCTCAAGGCCGACAAATTGGCAGCGGAAGGGCGAAAAATTACTTACACCAATGTAGGCAACCCACACGCAGTCGGTCAACAACCAATAACATTTTATCGGCAAGTACTCGCACTTTGTGATCTACCAGCATCTTGTGGTGTGGATCATCCTAACGCGTCGCAGCTTTTTCCTTTGGATGTTTTGGAGCGAGCAAGAGAGCTTCGCGGGATTGTCGGTAAGGGAGGCACAGGCTCGTATACCAATTCACAAGGTTTAGCCGGTATTCGAAAGCATGTAGCAGAATACATCTTGAATCGGGACGGACACTCGGCGTACGAGGGTGACATCTTCTTGACAAATGGCGCCAGCACTGGAATCGAATTCATTCTCAATGGTCTTATTTCCCACGACCACGATGCCATTATGATCCCAATTCCTCAATACCCGATCTATTCGGCTCTTATAACCAAACTCGGCGGACGGAAGATCGGGTATGAATTGGATGAAGAGTTAGGTTGGACAGTTACCGAAGGAGAGCTGCAGCGTCGTTTGAACGAAGCTAAAGCAAAAAAGCTGAATGTAAAGGGGATGGCGCTCATCAACCCCGGCAATCCAACTGGACAAGTATTGCAACGGAAGGATCTTGAGATGATCTGTCGATTCTGTGCTCGTAATGGCATTTTGCTTATGGCGGATGAAGTGTATCAGCGTAACGTGTACGTGAAGGATCGCAAATTCATAAGCGCCAAGAAGATTGCCGTTGAAACACCCGGTTGCGAAAACTTGGAATTGGTCAGTTTTCATTCTACTAGTAAGGGTCTGATTGGTGAGTGCGGCCGCCGTGGAGGGTACATGGAACTCCATTGCATCGATCCGTATGTACAGTCACAGATTTATAAGCTTGCATCCAGTGCTCTATGCTCCGGTGTTGATGGCCAGCTAATGACTTCGCTAATGGTAAAGGGTCCGGCAGAGGGCAGTGATTCGTATACTTTGtttgttgaagaagaacgagCCATATTCCAGAGCCTTCAGCGCCGTGCAAAGAAGATGGTAGATGGCTTGAATCGAATTGATGGTATCACATGCAATCAGGCTGAAGGCGCGATGTATGCATTTCCTCGAGTCATAATTCCTCAAAGCGCTGTTGACGCAGCGGAAGCAAGTGATCAAACCCCCGATACTTTGTATGCACTCTCTCTCTTGGAAGAGACAGGAATCTGCGTAGTACCGGCATCCGGCTTTGGACAGAAGAAAGGCCGCATCGGGTTCCGAACAACATTTTTGCCACCTGAAGACGATCTTGAAGTGGCTATTGGAGAGATGGCGCGTCATCACAATTTTTTTTGCCAAAAGTACTCCTAG
- a CDS encoding predicted protein, whose translation MMALRINLGRPIRLMCCKTISKHNVDVPRAFGSVVLALSDAQRAHWASYLATGRGSVALFASIDKDEDNLLSPSDIRSFFDSIEDDTLALKPRRILDKRAENHYVNLKEFQDWLIQATEDAGYGGIKEEYE comes from the coding sequence ATGATGGCTCTAAGGATCAATTTGGGTCGCCCGATCCGTTTGATGTGTTGCAAGACTATATCGAAGCATAACGTTGATGTGCCGAGAGCCTTTGGTAGTGTTGTATTGGCTCTGAGTGACGCGCAAAGAGCGCATTGGGCGTCATATCTTGCAACTGGTCGTGGCTCGgtcgctctttttgcttccaTCGACAAGGACGAAGACAACCTCTTGAGCCCCTCCGACATTCGATCCTTTTTTGATTCCATCGAAGATGATACTTTGGCTTTAAAACCACGTCGTATTTTGGACAAGCGCGCCGAAAATCATTATGTGAATCTCAAAGAATTTCAAGATTGGCTAATTCAGGCCACTGAAGACGCTGGATACGGTGGCATTAAGGAAGAATACGAAAA
- a CDS encoding predicted protein, whose translation EELWNARHTEGAAKLASTVAELQGFYVKTAQIISSRQDLFPSQYTDALAGFTDNLDPMSGALARAVVVSELLNADESFEDVFVEFDDIPLGAASVAQVHRAVLSEKYGGKEVAVKIQRPSIESKLLGDVANLKAITKTFRDSPSLPLDYYTVFCELEKQLADEFDFVAEAVAMDRIYNALIRWPDGSPRDVPLVIPRPVPGLISRRILVMDYLRGVPLSRARDEMQKKGIDPDGPEAKLFGRKLLSALTKVFGYNILETGFFHADPHPGNIFVLEDGQIGLIDFGQVKQISGRNRETLCKLMIALDERQGDNRLEDLTRIGSLATELGVQLNEGAQEEAPAAVGMWLFDGTVEKLPGGYDKGELSPNSPVKELKSFPQDLVLVGRSSILIKGLSSRLGIPWSLAKEWAPTARAVLQSN comes from the coding sequence GAGGAACTTTGGAACGCCCGCCACACAGAGGGTGCCGCCAAACTTGCTTCAACCGTCGCCGAGCTCCAGGGATTCTACGTCAAAACAGCACAAATTATATCCTCTCGACAGGATCTGTTTCCGTCACAGTATACCGATGCCCTCGCAGGATTTACCGACAACCTAGACCCCATGTCGGGAGCTTTGGCCAGAGCGGTGGTCGTTAGTGAATTGCTGAATGCGGACGAGTCTTTTGAAGATGTCTTTGTGGAATTTGACGACATACCACTTGGAGCCGCCAGTGTGGCGCAAGTACACCGCGCCGTACTTTCGGAAAAGTACGGTGGCAAGGAAGTTGCCGTCAAAATTCAACGGCCATCGATCGAGTCTAAATTGCTCGGTGATGTAGCCAATTTGAAAGCAATTACCAAAACTTTTCGGGATAGTCCATCATTGCCGCTGGATTACTACACAGTCTTTTGTGAGTTAGAGAAGCAGTTGGCGGATGAGTTTGACTTCGTTGCCGAAGCAGTCGCCATGGATCGGATCTACAACGCACTGATACGGTGGCCAGATGGCTCACCTAGGGATGTGCCCCTGGTCATTCCCCGACCTGTTCCCGGCTTGATTTCCCGACGAATTCTTGTCATGGACTATCTTCGAGGAGTGCCTCTATCCCGGGCACGTGATGAGATGCAGAAAAAGGGCATCGATCCGGACGGCCCCGAGGCAAAACTCTTTGGTCGCAAATTGTTGTCCGCGTTGACGAAAGTCTTTGGTTACAATATTCTCGAAACTGGTTTCTTTCACGCCGATCCGCATCCTGGTAATATTTTTGTGCTGGAGGACGGCCAAATCGGTTTGATTGATTTTGGGCAGGTAAAACAAATTTCGGGGAGGAATAGAGAAACGCTTTGCAAACTCATGATTGCTTTAGACGAACGGCAAGGTGACAATCGACTAGAAGATTTGACTAGAATTGGCAGCTTGGCGACCGAATTGGGCGTTCAACTGAACGAAGGTGCCCAAGAAGAAGCTCCTGCCGCAGTCGGTATGTGGCTGTTTGACGGGACGGTGGAGAAATTGCCAGGGGGCTACGACAAAGGCGAGCTTAGTCCGAATTCACCCGTCAAAGAGTTGAAGAGCTTTCCGCAGGATCTGGTTTTGGTCGGCAGGTCGTCGATTCTTATTAAAGGTCTTTCGAGTCGGCTGGGTATTCCCTGGAGTTTGGCCAAAGAATGGGCTCCAACAGCTCGCGCCGTCCTACAGAGCAAC